One Clostridium estertheticum DNA segment encodes these proteins:
- a CDS encoding alpha/beta hydrolase, which yields MKVENFKIVDKGDLEIFVYKWLPDENVQVKGVVQIAHGMAETAARYEGFARALTNEGFIVYANDHRGHGKTAGEASKLGDLGEDGFNSMVENMHQLNERIKEENHNLPIFLFGHSMGSFLTQRYICLYGSELKGAIISGSCGKQGITIDIARLIAKGEIKKIGRAGKSKKLDKLSFGSYNNSFKPNRTAFDWLSRDNKQVDKYIDDPFCGTVFTAGFFYDFLGGLKSIADNKEIKNVPKDLPIYIFSGAKDPVGKNGKGVLKLVKTYKQHGVVDLNYKLYKDGRHEMLNETNREEVIKDVIIWLNAHLKNNIS from the coding sequence ATGAAAGTAGAAAATTTTAAGATTGTGGACAAGGGTGACTTAGAAATATTTGTATACAAATGGCTACCAGATGAGAATGTACAGGTTAAGGGGGTAGTTCAGATAGCCCATGGAATGGCAGAAACAGCGGCCAGGTATGAAGGCTTTGCAAGGGCTTTAACAAATGAGGGTTTTATTGTTTATGCTAATGACCATAGAGGGCATGGGAAAACTGCAGGTGAAGCTTCCAAATTAGGAGACTTAGGTGAGGATGGCTTTAATTCAATGGTTGAAAATATGCATCAACTGAATGAAAGAATTAAAGAAGAAAATCACAATTTACCTATATTTTTATTTGGCCATAGTATGGGATCTTTCTTGACACAAAGATATATTTGTTTATATGGAAGTGAATTAAAGGGCGCAATTATTTCAGGATCCTGTGGTAAACAGGGAATTACTATAGATATAGCAAGGCTAATAGCAAAGGGCGAGATCAAGAAAATTGGAAGAGCTGGCAAAAGTAAAAAATTAGATAAATTATCTTTTGGAAGCTATAACAATTCCTTTAAGCCAAATAGAACAGCTTTTGATTGGTTAAGTAGGGATAACAAACAAGTAGATAAATATATAGATGATCCATTCTGTGGGACGGTGTTTACAGCGGGATTTTTCTATGATTTTTTAGGTGGACTTAAGAGTATAGCAGACAACAAGGAAATTAAAAATGTTCCTAAAGATTTACCTATTTATATATTCTCAGGAGCTAAAGACCCCGTAGGAAAAAATGGTAAGGGTGTTCTAAAATTGGTTAAAACTTATAAACAACATGGAGTGGTGGATTTAAATTATAAGCTTTATAAAGATGGAAGACATGAGATGCTTAACGAGACTAATAGGGAAGAAGTAATTAAGGATGTAATAATATGGCTTAACGCTCATTTAAAAAACAATATAAGTTAA